From Neorhodopirellula lusitana:
CCACGCCTTGACCGGTGAAGAGTTGCAAGCGGTGTATCGAGAGATTGCCTTGACGCTTGGAACCCGACTGACGGACTGATGCATGTCGTCAGCCTGTCACGCTACTGCATCAACGAATTGCTCAACACTTCCGCTCAACCTTCCTGTCGAACTCGCAGCCATGCTTTTGTTTCGCAAACCCCTCACTCGCCGTTCTGGAACTTACCGTTCGAATCTTAATGATCGTTCGCTGAGTCGCATTGGCCATTTGGGACGCCGACGAGGCGATGGTTCACGTCGCACCGGTGCGGTGATGGTTGAGTTCGCAGTCGTCGCGCCGCTCTTGTTCTTGTTCTTCTTTGCCGGCTTTGAGTTTTGTCGAGTGGCGATGATTCGGCACACGGTCGACAACGCCGTCTACGAGAGTGCTCGCCGAGGAATCATTCCTGGCGCAACCGCGGCGGAAGTTCGCACAGAGGCGATTCGAGTGCTCTCGACTATCGGCATCTCAGCGTTCAACGTTCAAGTGACCCCCGGCGCGATCAACGACAACACGGAAGAAGTCACCGTGCGCATCATCGTGCCACTGGACGAAAATACATTTGTGCCGGCGACGTACTTCGTGGGCAAGCAAATCGACCGCGAACTGACGATGCGACGCGAAGGAAACTAAGCATCGCCGAATCAACGTTGCGACGGGCGCCTGCTTCCAGGCCGCTCCTTTCGAATGGATCGCCGGTTCTCGCTCCAGCCTGAGCCGCCAAAGGGAGACTGCCGGACCGGAAAGCCTGTCTGAACAGCCAGCTTGAAACGACACCGCGTTCGCTAGCTATTGCCACTCGGATGTGGGACAATGCTGGCCTTCTCTGTCGATCATTTCTGTCCCTCTTCTCCAGCACCGCGAACCCAGCCGATGAGCCACGCTTCGGTAAACCGCCACAGCGTTTTACTGATTGACTTGGACAATTGCCCTCACGAGATGCTGGATCTAGCCGAGTCCGCGAATGTTTACGATGTAATCATCGCGTCCCACGGCAACCGTGAACCCCGAGTCCCGCTGGGGATGGCGTCAATCCTGGGCCAGCTCATCACGTCAGGCCAAATTGAGATTTGGGATATGCCGGGCGGCAAGAACTCAGCCGATTTTGGACTGACCTTTGTTGCCGGGCGACTCGCCGCGGAACAACCGCCCGGAACGCTTTTCGAGATCGCTTCTCGTGATAAAGACCTGGACCATGCCGTCGCTCTGTTGAAGCGGTGTGGGCACAAGGCACGCCGCATCGATTCATCGAAACCCAAACCGATCGTCCGTACCGAAGATCACACCAGCCTTTCGCTCGACGCCGCGAAGTTGGCCAGTTCATTAAGCGGCAAAGGTGCCAATTCTCGTCCCGCCAAACGAAAGACCTTGATCTCCACCTCCAAGGCCCGTTGTTCCAGCGCGGCCGCGGGCATGGCCGCTCTTGAGGAGTTGATCGCGTTCGATGCGATTCACTACGACGCCAAGGGACTGCCCGTTTACGACGGCGACAAGCTCAAATCGCTGGCCGGGCAAGCAGCGGCTCTGGCCAAGCGAAAAACGGAACCGTTGCCTGTGCAAAAGATCTCCGCAACGAAACCGGTGGTGGAAGATCCCCAGCTGCGACTGTTCTAAAAGAAGCTAGCGTCGGCGATTTGGAAGCCAGACAATGGCCGTTCGAGCACATGGGACGTCAAGATCCAGCCAGTGAACGACTGTCATCGAATCAAGTCGCGGAATCACGCTATGTTAAGGCCACGCGAGTAACCGCAACGCCAATTGTGAAGCTTCGGTGAACTTGTGTGCATTCTCGTGCTCGCAGCCTTGCCCTGCCGGCCCGTGCGAAGAATAACAGTCGCCTCCACACCTAATCTCTTAAAACGCGGAAATTTGCTTCCAATGAGCAACCTACAGACAGCGACGGTCGACGCACCGTTAGCGGAAGAGTCTGCCGTTTCCATCCCACGGGAAGCAGGAAAAGGCAACTTCATTCAGTGGATGGCCGTCTCCATTTTGATCTACCTGTTGGTCTGTGCCGTCGGCATGATCGGCAGTGGGTTCAAGTTGGCCACCGGTGACCAAGCGAAAGAGATGTTTGAATTCGCTACCAACCCGTTCGCGGGCTTAGTGGTCGGCACGATTGCGACCGCATTGATTCAGTCTTCGTCAACGGTCACCTCCATCATTGTCGGACTCGTCGCCGGTGGCTTGCCGGTCTCGGTCGCCGTCCCGATGGTCATGGGGGCGAACATTGGAACCTCGATCACCAACACGATCGTTTCGCTAGGCCACGTTCGCGAAAAAAAGGAGTTCGCCAGGGCGTTTTCAGCGGCAACGGTTCACGACTTTTTTAACCTGCTGTCCGTCGTCATCTTCCTGCCTCTGGAAATGGCGTTTGGTTTACTCGAGCGTATTGGCAGCTTTTTGGCAGGCCTATTTGTGGTCGGCGACACCTCGATGGGCGGCCTGAACTTTGTGAAAGCCGCCACCGCTCCGGTCGTGAAAACGGCGAAGGGCATGGTCGAAGGAATGAGCAACGGTTTGGGTGGCACGCTCTTGATCATCGGTGGGATCGTGCTGATCTTCTTGACGATCCACTACGTCGGCAAGTTGCTGAAGCAACTAATGGTGGGACGGGCAAAAGAGATCATGCATGCGGCGATCGGTCGTGGCCCCATTTCGGGAATCATGTCCGGTACGTTCGTCACCGTCTTGGTTCAGTCTTCATCGACCACGACTTCGTTGATGGTCCCGCTAGCCGGATCGGGTGCGTTTGGTTTGAAGCAGATCTACCCGTTCACCTTGGGTGCCAATATCGGTACCTGCATCACCGCTCTATTGGCTGCAACCGCGGTTGACGGGAACGCGGCGGCAGCCCTGCAGATCGCGTTCATTCACCTGACCTACAACGTCCTGGGTGTGCTGGTCATCTACGGCATCCCGTTCTTGAGATTCTTACCCGTTCGTCTTGCCGAATGGCTTGGCGACACCGCATCTGAAAACAAGTTTGTTGCGCTGGCATACGTCCTCGGCGTGTTCTTCATCATTCCAGGTGTTTGCCTGGGCGTCTCCAGCATTCTGTAAGGAATACAACAATGTCAAACCTCGATAAGATCTCTACAGAGATGATTCAGACGCTGATCAACGACACGGAATTGTCGTTAAAGGATCTGAAGGCCGAAATGGCTCGACGCGAAGAAGAAGCACAGGACTTCGAAATTTCCGACTTGGAAACCCACATGCGAAAAGCGGAATTGTCACTGACAACGATCCGCGACTTCGTGCATTTCCTAGTCAATGAATACCGCTCTCACCCATAGGCTCGTTGCGTCTGACGGCCGGTTTGGCTCCCGACGCATGCTTTCACTGAATCGCGATTCGGAATAGGAGTCGCCCAAGTGACCTGATCGTTGATTAGGCTTCGACAACCCAACGCAGATTCCGCTTTGGGAAGAATTCGCTAAGTTGGGGCTTTCAAATTCGCATTCTTCGCTGGCGAATCTGTAGCCCCCGCTGTCGAGACACTCATGATCGAATGGATTCAAGCGACCACCGCAGACTGGGACTGGGCGACGTTTTGGCCCGAACTGTTAGGCAAGGCCGCCGGCGTTCTAACTGGCATCCTTCTTAGCTGGTTCCTGTTGATTCGGCGACGACTGAAGTCGATGAACCGCCTCCGCTCAGGCGATTCCGATGATGTGCTGTTTCAAGCACATTACTTACACCCGTTGCCAGAAACCGCCGACGCGAGCCACCTACCAAGCCCTCCACCAAGCGGCGTGCCGGACAACCGCGATCAACCACCCCGAGCCCACTACCAATTGCTTTTTCGGAACGTAGCCGAAAAGCAGACTGTCCCGCAGATCTACGACAACCCGGCCGCCGCCGAGCTGGTCAAATCACTTGGCGACGAAACCAGCTTGAACCAGCCGATCCTACCGACCCAGGACACGATCGGCTTCGAAGTCATCAACGACGCGGCAAGCTGGATGAGCGGTGCGTCGGCGACCTCGGCCAACTCCCGAGACGTCTGGTTGTTCTGCATGACGGCGGAGGACCGTCAGGTGGTTCGAAAGCGATGCGTACGATGCTTCTTGATCCGACCGGCCGATTTGAAGCGGTTCCATGACTGGGACTGGTGCCGCCAGAATGTCACCGTGGAACGGCCTTGGCACTGGTTTCGGATCGTGGCCCTGCACCGAGTCGCTCGGTTGTATGCCGATCAATGCCGCATGTACTCCGTCGCTGACAAAGCGACCGCGATGCCGTTGGTTGACGCTCAAGCGGGCCACCGTCGCATTATGGCGCTATCGCTGGGCCTGATCGCCGACGAGCGTCCGGTCAGTAAGCCGGTCGTGATCGATTGGGATTTGCAGTCGAAATCTCCCCTCGGGTCACAACTGACGCTTCAGCCCGGGGCGTGGCCCGATGAGCTGGTCGAGTCTGCCTAATCGCGAAATCCGGCGATTCGAGGCCGAATTTTGACTCCAACCTGTGTCATATCGCATCAGGAGGCTCGTGTCCTCTTGACGCCCACGCGGGCGCTGCCAACATACTGGCCAATTCTTGAACTTTCGCCTCCCCATATGACAAAAAACATCATGCGTCGTGCAAAAATTTCGATCATCGGTGCCGGAAACGTCGGTGCCACCTGTGCTCACTGGTGTGCAGCCGCCGAGCTCGGTGACGTTGTTTTGTTGGATATCCCACAAACCGAGGACATGCCACGGGGCAAGGCTCTCGATTTGATGCAGGCCTCGCCCATCATGGGCTATGACTCCAATATCGTCGGCACCAACGACTACGCCGACTCCGCGGATAGCGACGTGGTTGTCGTCACCGCGGGCATCCCGCGTAAGCCCGGCATGAGCCGAGACGACTTGTTGGCGACCAATGCCAAGATCGTCACCAGCGTTGCTGAAAACATCAAAGCCACCTCGCCCGATGCTGTGGTGATCGTCGTCTGCAATCCGCTCGACGCGATGGTCCAACAAATGTTCAAGGTCACTGGATTCGACCCTGCCAAGGTTTGTGGCCAAGCCGGTGTGCTGGACACCGCTCGTTACCGTGCGTTCTTGGCGATGGAATTGGGCGTCAGCGTTGAAGACATCAGCGCGTTGCTCATGGGCGGACACGGCGACACGATGGTTCCCGTTCCTAGCTGCACCAGCGTCGGCGGCATCCCTGTCACGCAACTGATCGACTCGGCTCGCTTGGACGAAATCGTTGAGCGAACCCGTAAGGGTGGTGCCGAAATCGTCTCGCTCCTGAAGACAGGCAGTGCTTACTACGCGCCCGCCGCTGCTTGTGCCCAAATGGTCGAAGCCGTCGTCAAGGACAAGAAGCGTGTCATCCCCGTCGCTGCGTATTGCCAATCGGAATACAACGTGGGCGGCTACTACGTCGGCGTCCCAGTCGTGATGGGTAGCGGCGGTGTCGAAAAGATCATCGAGCTGAACCTAACCAGCGAAGAAACCGCTGCCTTCCAAAACAGCGTCGATGCGGTCAAGTCACTCGTCTCGACCATGGACGGCTTGCTATCGGCGTAACGCGAAACCCGCGTCCCCGCTGATCACCTGCACTCGAATCACCCGCACTCGGTCAGGGGCGTTTGTCGCCCCGCCGAGTTGAGCACTCTCGAAGCGTTGCCTCCACCACTGGAACGATCACCCGTGGTTCGGGATCCAACCTGATACCGATCATCACTCATGATGCTCACGGTTCGACACCCCCTCTTTGAACGAGCATCTGTTCCAGCTCTTCCAGGTTCAGTGGTTTCACAAGGTGCTCGTTAAACCCAGCATCCTGTACCGCTTTTCGGTCACTTGCCTGGCCATATCCGGTCAACGCGATAAGAAACAAAGACCGAGTCGCGTCGTCGTCTCGAAGAGTCTTCGCAATCTCGTACCCATCGAGTTGTGGCAGACCGATATCGATCAGCGAAACATCCGGCATCTTCTTGCGGATCAACGCCAATCCGGACTCCCCGTCGGCGGCCTCACTGACGGTATACCCCTTCATCCTGAGTAACCCCGTCAGCATCTCACGGGCATCTGGGATATCTTCGACCACAACAATCGTCTTGATTTTGTGGCCGGCGCTCTTATGAATCTGCTTGATTTCAGGAGGCTCGACCAAGGGCAACCCGACACGGAATTCACTGCCGCGTCCAATCCCTTCACTGAAACCTTCGATGCTGCCGCCGTGCATGGTCACAATCGCTCGAACAAGCGTCAAACCAAGCCCGATCCCACCCTGGCTGCGTTCGAGAGAACTGTTTACCTGCACGAACATCTCGAAAATGCTTTCGATCTCATCCTCACTAAGCCCGACGCCGGTATCACGGATACGGAACTCCGCTTCGTCGCGACTTCGCAATACGGCCAGACGAATTTTACCGCCCGCTGGCGTGTACTTGATTGAATTGCGAAGCAAGTTGAACACGACCTGCAATAACCTGACTCGGTCGCCGTCGATGTAAAGCGGTTCGTCGTAACCGTCCAATTGAAATTCAAGCTGACGTTCGGCAAACTGCGATCCGACCGCGGCAACCGCCTCGTTGATGGTGTCGCGAAAGTCGAACACCTCTCGTTGCAACTCGATTTTGCCAAGCGTAATCCGAGACACATCCAATAAGTCGTCCAGCAAACGCGCCATTTGGGCGGACTGACGAATCACAACGCCACTGGCCATCGACTTATTGTGTTCGTCGTTGGACTCCTGGATTAACCGAGCGGCATTGACGATTGCTCCCAACGGATTGCGAAGTTCATGTGAAAGCATTGCCAGAAACTGGTCGCGACGCAGAATGCTCTCCCGAATTTCCATTTCCGCCTTCACCCGCGCGGACACATTTCGAGCGACCACCGACGCTGCTACCCAATTGCCCGAGCTATCCAGGACCGGCGAAATGGTGGTCGAAACGTGCACCGTTTGATGGGCCACTTCGATGGTATGCGTTTGCAACCGCTGTACTTCTTTACTCGTCGACATTTCGAGAATCAGTCGATTGAGTTCGTCCACCACCGATTCCGAAACCAGTGTGGTAATCGGCGACCCGATCACCGAATCGTCACGGCCGTATAGTTTGCGAGCACCATCGTTCCAGGTTCGGATGATGCCGTCTCGATCAACGCGAAAAATCCCATCACCGGACTGCTGAACAATCTCTGAAAGCTCGGCAAGCCGCGTTTGCGCCTGCTTAAGACCGGTGATGTCCACCAGCGTCAAGACAACACCCTCTACTTCTCCGCGAGAAAAGTAGGGCAAGATCCGCATCAGATAAACGTTGTCAGCACGATCGTTGACTTCACGCTCGAACACCTGCTCGGTATGCAATACCTGCCGCAACTCTTGAAGCAAGTTGTCGTCGTCCAACCGGTAGGTAAAACTTTCGAAGTTGCGCCC
This genomic window contains:
- a CDS encoding TadE/TadG family type IV pilus assembly protein — translated: MLLFRKPLTRRSGTYRSNLNDRSLSRIGHLGRRRGDGSRRTGAVMVEFAVVAPLLFLFFFAGFEFCRVAMIRHTVDNAVYESARRGIIPGATAAEVRTEAIRVLSTIGISAFNVQVTPGAINDNTEEVTVRIIVPLDENTFVPATYFVGKQIDRELTMRREGN
- a CDS encoding PIN domain-containing protein is translated as MSHASVNRHSVLLIDLDNCPHEMLDLAESANVYDVIIASHGNREPRVPLGMASILGQLITSGQIEIWDMPGGKNSADFGLTFVAGRLAAEQPPGTLFEIASRDKDLDHAVALLKRCGHKARRIDSSKPKPIVRTEDHTSLSLDAAKLASSLSGKGANSRPAKRKTLISTSKARCSSAAAGMAALEELIAFDAIHYDAKGLPVYDGDKLKSLAGQAAALAKRKTEPLPVQKISATKPVVEDPQLRLF
- a CDS encoding Na/Pi symporter; translated protein: MSNLQTATVDAPLAEESAVSIPREAGKGNFIQWMAVSILIYLLVCAVGMIGSGFKLATGDQAKEMFEFATNPFAGLVVGTIATALIQSSSTVTSIIVGLVAGGLPVSVAVPMVMGANIGTSITNTIVSLGHVREKKEFARAFSAATVHDFFNLLSVVIFLPLEMAFGLLERIGSFLAGLFVVGDTSMGGLNFVKAATAPVVKTAKGMVEGMSNGLGGTLLIIGGIVLIFLTIHYVGKLLKQLMVGRAKEIMHAAIGRGPISGIMSGTFVTVLVQSSSTTTSLMVPLAGSGAFGLKQIYPFTLGANIGTCITALLAATAVDGNAAAALQIAFIHLTYNVLGVLVIYGIPFLRFLPVRLAEWLGDTASENKFVALAYVLGVFFIIPGVCLGVSSIL
- the mdh gene encoding malate dehydrogenase; translation: MRRAKISIIGAGNVGATCAHWCAAAELGDVVLLDIPQTEDMPRGKALDLMQASPIMGYDSNIVGTNDYADSADSDVVVVTAGIPRKPGMSRDDLLATNAKIVTSVAENIKATSPDAVVIVVCNPLDAMVQQMFKVTGFDPAKVCGQAGVLDTARYRAFLAMELGVSVEDISALLMGGHGDTMVPVPSCTSVGGIPVTQLIDSARLDEIVERTRKGGAEIVSLLKTGSAYYAPAAACAQMVEAVVKDKKRVIPVAAYCQSEYNVGGYYVGVPVVMGSGGVEKIIELNLTSEETAAFQNSVDAVKSLVSTMDGLLSA